The following are from one region of the Lycium ferocissimum isolate CSIRO_LF1 unplaced genomic scaffold, AGI_CSIRO_Lferr_CH_V1 ctg300, whole genome shotgun sequence genome:
- the LOC132043902 gene encoding tRNA-specific adenosine deaminase TAD3-like — MKNTVNVSPEIIHIPEKPSFLPHLQPTVNMLAAVIEPKDANTLVRKLNHIAPLENLQHVKRVQKKCIDGGKPQLSLLLSVAAETDVVVLELVKSYQLSTFITRVCKYAATSKEEWEEQCKLWPTSYHPPTYNISGITGFSEEDSQSIFGFMRHTIDLATSSVVGQVVNAAVIVDPSTKQVIASACDQVISSASLANEVSKERSCCNYLENLNQQRLLLDRSIGEFKHIINNVACVHPWRWALQSSGCWHPLRHAAIVAIEYSAARDRQLFPDYKALCHLESDIQTNGHSSESLRPYLCTGCDIYLAWEPCAMCAMALVHQRVRRIFFSTANSNAGALGSVHRLQGERSLNHHYGVFRVLLPEVVKLVDSKTAGSG; from the coding sequence ATGAAAAATACAGTGAATGTATCTCCAGAAATCATTCACATACCTGAAAAGCCATCCTTTCTTCCTCACCTCCAACCCACAGTCAACATGCTTGCTGCTGTCATTGAACCCAAAGATGCCAATACTCTAGTCAGGAAGTTGAATCACATTGCTCCATTGGAAAATTTGCAGCATGTGAAGCGTGTGCAGAAGAAGTGCATTGATGGAGGGAAACCTCAATTATCTCTGCTGTTATCTGTGGCTGCTGAAACTGATGTTGTGGTTCTTGAGCTTGTCAAATCGTACCAATTGAGTACTTTCATCACAAGAGTTTGCAAATATGCTGCAACATCAAAAGAAGAATgggaagaacagtgcaagctcTGGCCTACTTCGTATCATCCGCCAACCTACAATATCAGTGGCATAACTGGATTTAGTGAAGAGGACTCGCAATCAATTTTCGGTTTCATGAGACATACCATTGATTTGGCAACATCTTCTGTTGTTGGTCAGGTGGTCAACGCTGCTGTTATTGTAGATCCTTCAACTAAGCAGGTAATTGCAAGTGCTTGTGATCAGGTAATATCCTCAGCCAGTCTTGCAAATGAGGTCAGCAAGGAACGTAGCTGCTGTAACTATCTAGAAAATCTCAACCAGCAAAGATTGCTTTTGGACCGTTCAATTGGTGAATTTAAACATATAATCAATAATGTTGCTTGTGTACATCCTTGGCGATGGGCACTGCAAAGCTCTGGTTGCTGGCATCCTTTGCGGCATGCGGCTATTGTAGCCATTGAATATTCTGCTGCCAGGGATCGACAACTTTTTCCTGATTACAAAGCGCTATGTCATTTGGAGTCTGACATCCAAACTAATGGCCATAGTTCTGAATCCCTTAGACCTTATCTATGCACTGGATGTGACATTTACCTGGCTTGGGAGCCATGTGCAATGTGCGCAATGGCGCTTGTCCATCAAAGAGTTAGACGGATATTTTTTTCTACCGCAAACTCCAATGCTGGTGCACTAGGAAGTGTTCACAGATTGCAAGGGGAGCGGAGCTTGAATCACCATTATGGTGTTTTCAGGGTACTGCTGCCAGAGGTGGTAAAGTTGGTAGATTCAAAGACTGCTGGAAGTGGTTGA